The following coding sequences lie in one Zingiber officinale cultivar Zhangliang chromosome 2B, Zo_v1.1, whole genome shotgun sequence genomic window:
- the LOC122048862 gene encoding uncharacterized protein LOC122048862 — MSTKWVYEAGVSFNAIDKDSFKVMMEAVGQFGPRLGIIFLSSKESSDEAHTNQLIYEYVQQCIQQIGPENVVQIVIDNASNNMGAAKLLKEERPTIFWTTHSTNLMLESIASIPTFKKVIDQAKALTIFIYAHHKILALMRSYTKKRDIVKPGVTRFASAFLTLQCLFEKKNQLKVFAPLAKVLRIVDVDKKPSMGFVYGELLQSRKDIKNALSNVPKNYQPIIDIIDAKMKDKLDSPLHLITYLLNPFYHYKDSLLHLNQTVTIRIIDCMDVIFFGDIDMQNIILSEELPMDKKKEYLWETHCSKSIKLVVEFWCIYSFQKIAMKNLSVHTKKKNKLDTHRLNNLVFVQFNAKLMNKKNKEKERKIEVLLASDASSTQDWIVDGVDDEVEPKRA, encoded by the exons ATGTCTACAAAATGGGTGTATGAAGCTGGTGTTTCTTTTAATGCTATCGATAAAGATAGCTTTAAGGTGATGATGGAGGCGGTTGGTCAATTTGGGCCCAG ATTAGGcatcatttttctttcttctaaaGAATCTTCAGATGAAGCCCatacaaatcaactaatttaTGAGTATGTACAGCAATGCATTCAACAAATTGGTCCAGAAAATGTTGTTCAAATAGTAATTGATAATGCCTCAAATAACATGGGAGCTGCAAAGTTGTTGAAGGAGGAGAGGCCAACAATCTTTTGGACTACTCATTCTACAAATCTTATGCTTGAAAGCATTGCAAGTATACCAACATTCAAGAAAGTCATTGATCAAGCTAAGGCATTgactatatttatttatgctcatCATAAGATCTTGGCATTGATGAGATcatatacaaagaagagagatatTGTGAAACCAGGGGTGACTAGATTTGCTTCAGCATTTCTAACTTTGCAATGTTTGTTTGAGAAAAAGAATCAATTAAAG GTTTTTGCACCTTTGGCGAAGGTGCTTCGAATTGTTGATGTTGATAAGAAACCATCTATGGGTTTTGTGTATGGTGAGCTTTTGCAATCTAGGAAAGATATTAAGAATGCTCTAAGTAATGTTCCAAAAAACTATCAACCTATTATTGATATTATTGATGCAAAGATGAAAGATAAGCTAGATAGTCCACTGCATCTGATAACTTATTTGTTGAATCCTTTTTATCATTATAAGGATTCGCTTCTTCATTTGAATCAAACTGTCACAATTAGGATCATTGATTGCATGGATGTTATCTTTTTTGGGGATATTGATATGCAAAATATCATTTTAAGTGAGGAGTTACCCATGGATAAGAAAAAGGAGTATCTTTGGGAAACCCATTGCAGTAAAAGCAT CAAATTGGTGGTTGAATTTTGGTGCATTTACTCCTTTCAGAAAATTGCTATGAAGAACCTCTCT GTACAtacaaagaaaaagaataaactagATACACATCGATTAAATAATCTAGTTTTTGTTCAATTCAATGCAAAATTGATGAACAAGAAAAATAAGGAGAAAGAGAGGAAAATTGAGGTGCTTCTAGCAAGTGATGCAAGTTCCACACAAGATTGGATTGTTGATGGggttgatgatgaagttgaaccgAAACGGGCATGA
- the LOC122048861 gene encoding GDP-mannose transporter GONST3-like encodes MIGPTGKRGSDRSTRRRSPVFTPFSTKDFGVTKPSFFLRDMSFSISCYVMIMGSASQMSGDDVILENSSTSSSVSFWKDTLLYFAHQASVYGVAAGYCISASLLSIINKWAVMKFPYPGALTALQYFTSAFGVMLCGWLKLMEHDRLDLITIWKFLPAAIIFYLSLFTNSELLLHANVDTFIVFRSVVPMFVAVGESAFLKQPWPSSKTWLSLATIFAGSVVYVLTDYQFTVTAYTWAMAYLVSMSIDFVYIKHVVMTIGLNTWGLVLYNNLEALMLFPLELLIMGELKKITHDISDEYEWHSFSVILPVALSCLFGLAISFFGFSCRRAISATGFTVLGIVNKLLTVVINLVIWDKHSTLIGTIGLLICMFGGVLYQRSTTRPQKPEAETETENKDEEQQELLEMKATEEAGLMDTAKVPLCFSFLHKLFHKLLINLVSRFEVMDQGVLCKRMISLK; translated from the exons ATGATCGGCCCGACGGGAAAGCGCGGCTCCGATAGATCTACTCGTCGCCGGTCGCCGGTGTTCACTCCATTCTCTACCAAAGACTTCGGCGTCACAAAGCCCTCCTTCTTCCTTCGAG ACATGTCTTTCTCAATTTCATGTTATGTGATGATTATGGGTTCTGCTAGCCAGATGTCTGGCGATGATGTGATTCTGGAAAACTCTTCAACATCTTCAAGTGTTTCATTCTGGAAGGACACTCTACTATATTTTGCACATCAAGCATCAGTATACGGCGTAGCTGCTGGCTATTGTATATCTGCATCTCTGTTGTCCATAATCAATAAATGGGCAGTCATGAAATTTCCATATCCAGGTGCTTTGACAGCTTTACAATACTTTACTAGTGCATTTGGTGTTATGCTCTGCGGTTGGTTAAAGCTCATGGAACATGATCGTTTGGACCTCATTACCATATGGAAGTTCTTACCTGCTGCAATCATCTTCTACCTGTCGCTTTTTACCAATAGCGAGCTGCTCCTCCATGCCAATGTGGATACATTTATTGTGTTTCGGTCGGTGGTTCCCATGTTCGTAGCTGTCGGAGAGTCTGCATTTCTCAAGCAGCCTTGGCCTTCTTCCAAGACATGGCTTTCTCTTGCAACCATCTTTGCAGGCAGTGTTGTCTACGTGCTCACCGACTATCAGTTCACAGTGACTGCTTATACTTGGGCCATGGCTTATCTCGTGAGCATGTCCATAGATTTTGTGTACATAAAGCATGTCGTTATGACCATAGGGCTCAACACATGGGGTCTGGTGCTGTACAACAACTTGGAGGCATTGATGCTTTTCCCCTTGGAGTTGCTTATAATGGGGGAGCTAAAAAAGATTACGCATGATATATCAGATGAATACGAGTGGCACTCTTTCAGTGTGATTTTGCCGGTGGCATTGTCGTGTTTGTTTGGCTTGGCGATATCCTTCTTTGGGTTTTCTTGCAGAAGAGCAATCTCAGCGACGGGTTTCACAGTGCTCGGTATCGTGAACAAGCTTCTCACCGTCGTGATAAATTTGGTCATATGGGATAAACATTCAACCTTGATCGGTACAATCGGCCTACTAATCTGCATGTTCGGAGGCGTTCTATACCAACGCTCAACTACCAGGCCCCAGAAACCAGAAGCTGAGACCGAGACTGAAAACAAAGATGAGGAGCAGCAGGAATTGTTGGAGATGAAGGCAACTGAAGAGGCTGGGTTGATGGACACTGCGAAAGTTCCATTGTGTTTCAGTTTTCTCCATAAGCTTTTCCATAAATTGCTGATAAACTTGGTATCACGGTTTGAAGTCATGGATCAAGGTGTGCTATGTAAACGCATGATCTCCTTGAAGTAA
- the LOC122048863 gene encoding general transcription factor 3C polypeptide 3-like yields MWKSKKENANKAEYMAISLMTCIRILQYLKKVLIKRFLAYDHDHLLILGYIDVVWQVLLYRQTTLKYCALPGGNIISYESKKQTVVTNSNPNKVRPRKKLPKSVLFERVKLLDEQEGHNVFGGFRPVAKASELEKAHRAKKSLQRRAILKEEKKAAALAAGLDWQSDSEDETLPKVKQEPPLPDFLNEQDHLQFTLHLCKALVSVRRYSEALELINYTLKLEYNTISDEKREEFRSLGAHIAYSTRDPKHGYDYVRYIVQQHPHSVAAWNCYNKVISRFDSHFARHTKFLLHMRVEQKDCVMPMVIHGNQFTMISQHQAAAAEYLEAYKVQPESPLINLCAGTALINLALGFRLQKKHDCIAQGFAFLYNYLDISNDSQEALYNVARAYHHVGLVTLAASYYEKVLAMHVKDYPIPKLPYEDSNLAANKKPGHCNLHREAAYNLHLLYKKSGAKDLARQVLKRYCTL; encoded by the exons ATGTGGAAGAGCAAAAAAGAAAATGCCAACAAAGCAGAATACATGGCTATCTCTCTTATGACAT GTATAAGGATTCTGCAATACCTCAAGAAAGTGCTCATAAAGAGGTTCCTAGCATATGATCATGACCATCTTCTAATTCTAGGATACATAGATGTAGTTTGGCAAGTTCTCCTGTATAGGCAAACCACATTGAAATATTGTGCTCTTCCAGGAGGAAATATAATATCTTATGAGAGCAAAAAACAAACCGTAGTAACCAACTCAAATCCCAACAAG GTGAGACCAAGAAAAAAGCTTCCAAAAAGTGTTCTATTTGAAAGAGTCAAGTTGTTAGATGAACAAGAGGGACATAATGTGTTTGGCGGTTTCAGGCCAGTGGCAAAGGCGTCAGAATT GGAAAAAGCACATAGAGCAAAAAAGTCTCTTCAACGAAGAGCAATtttgaaagaagaaaagaaagcagCAGCACTGGCTGCTGGATTGGATTGGCAAAGTGATTCAGAGGATGAAACTCTG CCGAAGGTAAAACAAGAACCACCGCTGCCAGACTTTCTAAATGAGCAAGATCATCTTCAGTTTACTTTACAT CTCTGCAAAGCATTGGTTTCTGTGCGACGATATTCAGAAGCATTAGAGCTTATCAATTACACTTTGAAATTAGAGTACAACACAATTTCTGATGAAAAAAGAGAGGAATTTCGATCATTGGGTGCAC ACATAGCATATAGCACAAGAGATCCAAAACATGGGTATGATTATGTAAGGTACATAGTTCAACAGCATCCCCACAGTGTAGCTGCTTGGAATTGCTATAATAAGGTTATTTCAAG ATTTGATTCTCATTTCGCAAGACATACTAAATTTCTTCTCCATATGAGAGTGGAACAAAAGGATTGTGTAATGCCAATGGTTATCCATGGCAATCAATTTACTATGATCAGCCAACACCAGGCAGCTGCTGCAGAATATTTGGAAGCTTATAAAGTTCAGCCAGAAAGTCCTTTGATCAATTTATGTGCCG GCACAGCTTTGATTAACTTAGCACTGGGTTTTAGGCTCCAGAAAAAACATGATTGTATAGCTCAAGGCTTTGCATTCCTTTACAACTATCTGGATATCAGCAACGATAGCCAg GAAGCCTTGTATAACGTAGCTCGAGCATATCACCATGTTGGCCTTGTCACACTGGCTGCTTCATATTACGAAAAGGTGCTTGCAATGCATGTGAAAGATTATCCAATCCCTAAACTTCCATACGAAGATTCAAACCTTGCAGCAAATAAGAAGCCAGGCCATTGCAATCTTCACAGAGAAGCAGCCTATAATTTGCATTTGCTTTACAAGAAGAGCGGGGCTAAGGATCTTGCTCGACAGGTCCTAAAACGTTATTGCACACTTTGA
- the LOC122047826 gene encoding cell number regulator 5-like — translation MKGPGSYVPPPYIPLDQEDTDTENTPANGVPYRQSTMQDPTQWSSGICACFDDMQSCCVGTVCPCFLFGKNAEFLGSGTLAGSCMTHFILWGLVNSLCCLFTGGLLAGVPGSMVACYACGYRKTLRAKYNLQEAPCGDLPTHLFCHLCALCQEYREIRERSNGSCPTLALSPVAAPPTQIMENDGR, via the exons ATGAAAGGACCAGGCAGCTATGTTCCTCCTCCATATATCCCTCTCGATCAGGAGGATACCGACACCGAAAATACTCCTGCAAATGGTGTTCCCTATCGCCAATCTACAATGCAGGATCCAACACAATGGTCATCTGGAATCTGTGCTTGCTTTGACGATATGCAGAGCT GTTGTGTTGGCACTGTCTGCCCTTGCTTCCTTTTCGGAAAGAATGCAGAGTTCCTTGGGTCTGGCACACTGGCAGGGTCATGCATGACCCACTTCATCTTGTGGGGCCTTGTCAACAGCCTCTGTTGTCTCTTCACCGGAGGCCTACTCGCCGGAGTCCCCGGATCGATGGTCGCTTGCTACGCTTGTGGATATCGTAAGACACTCCGCGCGAAATACAATCTGCAG GAAGCACCCTGCGGCGACTTGCCCACGCATTTGTTCTGCCATCTGTGTGCCCTTTGCCAAGAGTACCGAGAGATTCGCGAGAGGTCGAATGGCTCCTGCCCTACTCTGGCGCTCtcgcctgttgctgctcctccaaCTCAGATTATGGAGAACGATGGGAGGTGA